agcatttgtcgcacttcctcacatactcgaaagagtctgttttaatggttggccagaaatatccttgtcgtatgatcttcttggacaggctatgccccccggtgtggtctctgcagaacccttcatgaatttcttcaatgatcttctttgcttcgggaggggttacacacctgagcagcggcatggaaaatcctcttctgtatagctttccgtccaaaatggtgtaacgaggaagttgatacatcaactttcgagcctgatttcgatcttttggaagaattccattttcgagatagtcaACTATCGGACTCATCCAAGTCGGCTCCGTCTTGAttatacacacatcttcctcgtctggctcagtaatgctgggtgttgacaggtgttctatgggtacaacattcagctcttcattttcgacggaggtggcgagtcgagctaaggcatctgcatttgagttccgttcttggggaacctgttcgattgcataaaattcgaaatcctccaatgcagattttgccttctccaaataagctgccattcttgtgccgcgagcctggtattctcccaagatttgattaaccacgagctgggagtcactgtagcaatgtatggctttagccttgagctcctttgctattcgtagtcctgcgagtagagcctcgtactcggcctcattattcgatgctttaaagccgaatctcaaagcggagtgaaatttgctccctgcgggggtgatcagaataacccctgcccccgctccattttcatttgacgagccatcgacgtaaagtttccacagctcatgggccgtggttattacctcgtcgtcggctataccagtacattccactataaagtccgccaatgcctgtgccttaatggtcgttcttggatggtaggtgatctcgaactgtccgagctcaacagcccatttaagaagtcgacctgaagcctctagtttagacaggacctgcctaagtggttgatctgttagtacatggatgggatgtgcctgaaaatagggccggagcttacgagatgaatgaattagactgagggcgagtttctccatcaatggataccttgactctgcccccagtaatcttttactgatgtagtagacgggtttttgcactttttcttcttctcgaacgagcaccgcgcttatcgcgtgctcagtggttgagaggtataggtacaatacttctcccgtctcaggttttgacaggatgggtggttcagctaggtgctttttgagctcctgaaaggctagctcgcactcctctgtccattcaaacttcttacttcctctcaataagttgaagaatggaaggccacgatccgttgacttcgaaatgaatctgcttagggctgccatcctgccggttaagctttgaacatctttgtgcttctgaggtgaaggcatgtcaatcagggccttgatcttgtcggggttagcctcgattccacgagaattTATaataaaacccagaaattttcccgaagataccccaaaagtgcacttctgaggatttagcttcatgttgtatttcctgagcacgccaaagcactcttcgaggtcatcaacatggttcttgttaagttgagacttgacaagcatgtcatcaacataaacctccatgttgttccctatctgctcagaaaacatcatgtttacgagccgctggtacgtggctccagcattcttaagtccgaatggcatgacattatagcagtagagccctttatctgtgatgaagctcgtatgttcttggtcgggggcatgcatgggaatctggttatatccagaataggcatccatgaatggcatcaggccatgccccaccatggcgtccacgagctggtcaatccttggcagcggaaaacaatcttttgggcaagctttgttgagatctgagtagtcaatacaggttctccacgtcccattgggctttgggaccaacactggattggctacccagtcagggtaaaaggcatccctaatgaaatggtttgcttttaacctgtcaacttcctcctttaatgctttctttctgtcttcgtccagctgtctttgcttttgtcgcttcgggggaaagcttttatctatgttcaatgtgcggctcgctacattcgggcttatccccaccatgtctaagtgtgaccatgcgaagacatcctggtttttcttcagaaagcaaattaattgctattttgcctcgtcttggaggtgttttccgaccttcaccttcttcgagggatcagcttcctcgagctgaatttcttcgagctcctctaaaggttcgaggtcaactttctcctcaatcctcggatcgatctcctcgtcaatttctaagactgttccgtctttattttgtatgataacgagtgtttgagcgctcgtttgtttctttcccctcaaagaaatgctacAGCACTCCCTTCCtaccaattgatctccttttaatgtcccgaccccgctgtgagttgggaacttaagggccagatgcctcacagatgaaactgcccccagcccgaccagggcgggtctcccgagcagtacattgtaggcagatggtaactctactaccacgaactccattatcttggtcaccgagaccggatagtctcccaaggtcacagggagttcaatggatcccatacaggcatttccttctccagaaaagccgtacaaagtagttgcacacgccttcaggtcacgaagggagagtcccatgttctcgagggtcgctttataaagaatgttgactgagctcccattatctatgagaactcggcgcactcttttgttggcaagctgaagagtaataaccaacggatcatgatgagggaactgaacatgggaggcgtcctcctcagtgaaggttattggttgtgcttcaatcctctggcttttcggTGCCCTAGGTTCGAGTTCATAAgggacccgtcccctgtcttcagctcattaacatatctcttttgagcatttctgccccctcctacgagatgaggccctcccgagatggttatcacgtcctctccatctatcggcagGGGCATGTCTTcctcccgagatcgggagttattattttgtgctgTCGAAGGCGcgactactctctggctcgcagtagtttgtccagtactctggtttttgacgtactgccggaagtaacctcttgagatcaacccttcgatctcgtccttcagctgtcgacattcatcagttgtgtgtccggtgtctctgtggaaccggcaatacttactggaatccctcttggatttttgatttctcattgggtccggacgcctgaaggggacctggttttcattagccaggtatatgttttcccgagactcgttgagctcggtgtgtactttatacacggagaaatacctctctcctttctttttctttcctccctcagcttcggggttatttccctcgctctttttcctcttggagggattctccgaggtaggttGTGGAGCTGCTggatcagccgaggttgaggcggagttaatgtttatcgttgtagtttcggtctgcgaggtcgccttgagcgttgacctcgcctcctctacattgacaaacctctgtgctcgcctgttaaactcggttattgacctcaccggtttcccttgcatgtcatcccaaagggcacttccgggtaaaactcCAGCTCGAATAGCCataaggtgcccactgtcatccacatctcgagctcgggcgacctgcagattaaatcttgtcaggtagcttttcagtgtttcgcctggctgttgtcggacgttagtcaaagtggatgcctctggcctgactcccaccatagctcggaactgcttcttgaagtctctagacaactgttcccatgaagttactgagtgtttcttgtacttttcgaaccaacttttggcaggtcctaccaatgatgttggaaacaacatgcatctgagctcgtaacccatgttactagctctcataatagtgttgaatgtactcaggtgactacatgggtctgtttttccttcaaacgctgggacgtgaggaatccggaatccttgaggaaattgagtgttggaaatatgtggagcaaacggctcgagctcctcatcaggtCCTCATATcaaccatttcctcgttcattctttaaaagcctaaaggctttttcgagctgatcgatccttgcttGGACTGGGTTAGTAGGAGGTGTTgcctggaattgactgtcattgatcatgattccaggctcgcgtctccgtgagggatctcttcgcctattcaagcgatccctcaggtccggatttgtctgatcttccTTCCCCCTACTCTGATTGAGATGGcttcgcaggtcaggacgattcttgctacttccagtatttttacgacctcagtcgtgtttactgacggacctggtctctccggactcgtcactggtgaaactcattgatcggtcatttcgtgatggattcttcccatgtcgcctcgtctccgcagtgcgagaccgagatgtctgacttttctcagatggtgcgcctctccgctcctggaatgtctccctgtttccttgtctttcccttgtacgcccttgatcctgatctcgaacaggttgagcatttctgcgaggaggtgaaggatatcttatgggagacggagggaaccgtataggcgacggtggctgtcgcccttgtcgcggcctagaggggccagaatttgcccgagatgggtcagttgcattcggtgcactcccaggtacctgagtccgagcctctgcaggggttcggttattctcagttcctgcaggcacttccacaggtgggttaggcggaacccgagctcgggtactcctctggggcctaggaggagcagatggctctactggcgccgaaggttgagtcggcctccttgtggcagcatcctttcgtggacgcccacggggcctccggggaggaacatgcacgtcccttggaggagggacttggttttcgcgcggaggcgggggctgagccacctatgcctctgcggctatcctagtcaactcctcatttcgtttgttggcctctgccaacagctgtttcaactgccggttttccagttctacaataggaacgtaacgctcaggattgtagtacatgtcctcatcccttggtggaggcggtggtccccgggaatcagaagacccacttctctcctcagcatccgggttctccattggttgttttccaggacgccttgggtaacttTCATCAGGCGTGTTCTGATTGTTCGTGGctatgaatctctcagggatgaatgcttaaggctctcaatgaaagcaccaaactgttgacgccgtttttcgtcaaacagtgaaagaagagcacataaacaagaattgataatggccaaatacaattaaacaaatcaaacacacgatttttacgtggttcagcagtttaatctgcctagtccacgagtctctgttattaatctcaagattatctctaaaaattcttaagcatgaattcttcagagttttctctcaatgaTCAGAATTTCGATTCTTTataatggtgcatggcttctctatttatagagaaggctgcagaatactatcccacatattttgggtagttactctttttgtgtaaataaaataaatggctttaaatgcctataatcagatataaaaggaaacgtccctgaagaccaggaaacgcataactgatcaaataatatcccacgatttcaggggatttacattaataaatgatgattacatctcatatttataatacttgtagatattcaagatggttatcgcgtatctctaaggctttagcttcccaggtttcccgtcatctgtcGAGCTGAAGATATCTCTCGAGttcacgtggctttcgagatcgcaCGTTCATCGAGCTcgcgacccctgatccgaagtcgtccctgaagatgagggtCTTCTCGGAGTTACCTTTCGATATCGcgatcgtttcgaggtcaccatattcgaggtcatatatcgtactttgcaggctcgatatacaatcctggagcatactctaatccttacgagacggtttgttgcgaatccagctttcgatgTCACATTttccatggctcgaaatctgggtataacacaacTCATTGCATACTATCacgtttaaaataattaaaaataaatctgaaaacaattaaatatcaattagacatcaacacatCAATAGAACAAAtatacataaacttaaacaactatacataaacataaacaatacAAAAAGAACTAAAAAAAATCACCAAAGACGAAAAACAAGCAAAactataaaaatgtaaaaatttcttTAAAATCGTAAACTTGAAAAGAACCTAAGTTCGTAAAAATATAATTGTGTATTATGTAAATTTCTCATATTAAAATGCATTAATTACGATTAATCATATCATATGGTACTCTCCAAAAGGAGAGAAAAGgagaaaaataagagatttaGTGAGAGGTAAACATCTAATGCTTATAAAAAGTTGGATTTAATATTGAAAAatgttattaataaaaaaattgacacATAAAAATGCCACATAGCACCGATGCTCAAacaacaatatatttatatatatatacataaatattttttatagatAGAATTTTTTCTTTCCCCCCTActacacaaactattaactttgTAGAGTTTGCCCCCTCATTTTTTTTTCGTAAAAGTAAATCTTTCCAACTATCACAACCATTATTAATTGTAAATCTTTCGTAAGTAATGCTAAATACAATAATTATCTACACATTCAGTGGATCTACACTTTATTTATGTGTGAACTAATAGTAAATTTTATCCTAGTCATGCAAATTGCCACAAGAATTCGTTGGTTATATCTCGTGCTACTTCCTTTAGTTACGGGTTTTAAAGTAAATATTTCTCTCTTGAATAAACCAATAATTCACCACAGAATAATTGGAAATCTGGTGAGGATAATTATACGCaacttattttctttttcttttttttttccttcataaaTTAAGCAACTTTCATTAAGACAAAATTATAAACTCCTGCATGGCGTCCCAATGAGCATCTCTTCCCGAAATTCTCCGCCTGGGAATAAGACGGATAATCATATTATTTTCAATCCTCTAATATTAAATGGGATGAGAATAGGGACCGCCCTAACaggatcatttttattttttattttttttataatttttttacatatttttttgtgtgattttgtATCATAATAGTAACATTTTAAGGATTTTAATTTGTTTTAGACATTATATTTAGTATTCTGAACTATTTACATAGTGTAATATATCAATTTATATGTAATTTACTTATTTTTATAAAAGTAAATGGATCTGATGGGGATTCTCTGCTCTATCCTACTGGGGAATAGATATGAATGAAGACTGggatagataaaaaaaattataacggGGTGGGAACGGGAAGAGCACTTCTTGCCAATTCTCTGCCCCATTTACATTCCTAATCTAAGCTACACAAACGTATCAGATGTATGCAACAAATTAataatcttaataataataatatcattttGAGATGTTTAATAATTAATCGATTACTAAACTCTTAGTGACATTAATTTTATTCAAACTATACAGCACCAAACGTTGGATTgattttctctaaaaaaaataaaataaaaagatggaTGTATTAATTATCAATCATTTATAAAACATTTAGTGATTCAAAAGTAACTTAATACAAATTTATTATGCCGAGAAGATACAAATGATCTATTATCATTACATATACTAGAAATATAGTATACTTTGAAGATTAAATCAATGCATAGATCATACAAGAAAAACTAGTAGTGAAGTAGTACAGATCAATTATTGTTCTAGCAACGGATTTGAAGGCCTCACATAATGTGAAAACTACCCCCCACGGTCCATTTCAAATAACCTCCAAATAATAATACACCATATATAAGCGAAacttatttttgaaattttaaaaaactgaGAGCAGATCAGCCAATTGTACGTACTTGACCAAACTCCCAAACTAAGACTTTTAAGTAGTTCAAATTAATAAAACCAAATGGTTGATGAAGTGGCTTAACAATTAGTTGACCGCGGAGCAGACCTTCCTGATTTCACCAGCTGAACCGGTGAGAACTCCAAGCCTTCCCATGTTGACCATGGAGACAccgaagtccttgaagaaagaggATGTCCCGGAGGCTGTGGCGTGACTCAAAACGTAAGCTTTTGTCTCACTGTCGTCGAGAAGCGCAGAGTCTGATGAGAAGAGACCCCTTCTCTTGGCGACGAGGTCGAAGTATTTGACATCAAAAGTTTTGAAACTTCCTGGGTCCATCTCCACCAGTGTGGTCTGGTCAGCAGGCTTGCACTTCATCTTAAGTCTATCAATGTACTCCGAATCCAAGGTCGGGTCGGTGTCACCCTTTCCGGTGAAGTTGTAAAGACGGTTGTTGAAGGAAGTGCAGTGTGATGTTCCAATGGTGTGTCCACCTTAAGTACAAATAATGGAAGCGCCATAgtaattatgtatatatatatattaggaaaATATCcaaattatgatatatatatatatatacaatgtaCGAATATTATTGAATAATACTATATTAGTAGTGGTACCTGAGAGCACTGCTAAGTCTTTTACGCTTAATCCTCTGCTTAAAAAGGAAGTTTTGAGGCCAGCAATGTTAAGAAAAGGTGGGGGTAGTTGTAAGAGGGCCTCAGTAATATTTGAAACTCTTCCGTCTCTTCTTCCAGTTTCAACTTCCCAGGTTGGTCCGTTCAACTGAAATGTATATCACCCCATTTTATTATTTTCTGATATATGATCATTACGTACGTAATATATGagctgcatatatatatatatatatatatatctatatatggaATTTCTTGTAGGGCTTAGCTTTGCAGGTGGGCTCTTTAGTGTTCTCTTAGTGTTCTTAATTATAGTGTTCTCAACCAGTGAACAGTTTtcgaaaataattattttttatgacgatgtatattgtaattatttagagtatctataaatttttagaaaattccgaatagtttaccgGACCAACAAATAGGTTGAAACATATTGTtttccatgcgcataaaaaaaaattaatctcaCGTGCAACATGTTTACACCTAATTTTCGGTaccgtaaattatttggaattttctgaaaatcgcgtcaatgctctaaataattacaatatacactatcataaaaaaaataaaaaaaaaacccaccAAAAATTATTCAAAAGTCAAAAATACTAAGAACTCCACCAATAGAGTTTAAAGTAAAGACGCCGTTgaaaaattgtcctatatatatgcACAAAGAGAATAAAGTTACAAAATTCTTACCGCAGCCACAGAATCCCTGGCCGCTAGGGCCAATACATCGGCACACGAAACCACTCCAGGGCACTCCTTCTCCAATGCAACCTTAATTTTATCAATAATTTGGAACCCTCGAAGGCTCAAATTGGGTATGGCAAATTTCTCAGACTGGTTAGTGGCAGAATTCAGCAGCACTGAACCCTCACAACCCTGCAGTAGAAGAATATATAATTAAGCTtgctgaaaatataaatatatatcaataAAGATTACTCTACGTACCCTAACAAAACAATCATGAAAATGCATTCTCATCAAAGGGGCTCCAAGTGATGGTGCTACTGCCATAGTTTGTTCTATGATTTTCGTTACAATAGCCTCTGCCTTTGGGCACGATTTCTTATAGAACCCAACTGTCAAGCCCTGAGCATTTGCATTGTGGTGATCAAGGACAGACAGTACGAAAATCAATTGTAAAGCGAAACATAATAGAACCTTTTGACTAGCCATCTCAATTACTCAAAGAGAGATATTGGAGATGAAAACTATATTTGTTTGATGACTATAAATGTTGAACTAGTACATGAAACACTGTTGAACATAGGCACCAATTTATAGTAATTGGACCTAAGAAACAAGCATGTGTCACCACATCACGCATAGCTGTCTATGCTTGGCCATATGGCAATACTTTTTTCTATATATGTATACTACTTCTCTGCCATAAATAATTATCTAATGAATTAGCCAATTTCCTGTTCTTTTAGTATTACTTGTTGGACTTGTTCTGAAATATTGATATATATTCTAGCTAAGTTGTGAAcgattaatattttaattatggaaTGGATATTAATTAGCCACCAACATAATTACTGTTTCCTTTAGCTGAGCCGGCCCttagtgagtttttttttttctttttttcattctTTCTTTCCAGAAAGAGGGAAATTAATACATAAAACAAAATTTATATGCAAAATACTAATTCTCTCCCATGTGGCTAACTCCAAAAGATAAGTTGACCTTGCTAGGGAAACCAATATAATTTAATTTCAAGCGCATATGTGTTAGTTGACGAAGTGAGTAATAATAAATC
This genomic interval from Humulus lupulus chromosome 8, drHumLupu1.1, whole genome shotgun sequence contains the following:
- the LOC133793451 gene encoding peroxidase 27-like is translated as MASQKVLLCFALQLIFVLSVLDHHNANAQGLTVGFYKKSCPKAEAIVTKIIEQTMAVAPSLGAPLMRMHFHDCFVRGCEGSVLLNSATNQSEKFAIPNLSLRGFQIIDKIKVALEKECPGVVSCADVLALAARDSVAALNGPTWEVETGRRDGRVSNITEALLQLPPPFLNIAGLKTSFLSRGLSVKDLAVLSGGHTIGTSHCTSFNNRLYNFTGKGDTDPTLDSEYIDRLKMKCKPADQTTLVEMDPGSFKTFDVKYFDLVAKRRGLFSSDSALLDDSETKAYVLSHATASGTSSFFKDFGVSMVNMGRLGVLTGSAGEIRKVCSAVN